One part of the Dasypus novemcinctus isolate mDasNov1 chromosome 29, mDasNov1.1.hap2, whole genome shotgun sequence genome encodes these proteins:
- the LOC101447628 gene encoding indoleamine 2,3-dioxygenase 1-like — MARDQASPMESPWRIREEFHINEDVGFALPDPLEELPKKYADWMFIAQNLPDLIKTGKLREEVEKLPELSIDDLEGHKLQRLAHLVLGYITMAYVWDRGDQDVRKVLPRNIAIPYCRISEKLKLPPILTYADCVLANWKKKDPSGPMTYENMEILFSFPGGDCGKGFFLVSLLVEIAAASVIKEIPILINAIQHQDQATVKTELEKITGCLKEALEAFTQIHKYVDPNNFFNILRIYLSGWKNSSKLPEGLLYEGVWDTPKQFAGGSAGQSSTFQCFDALLGIRQIPGGQEAEFLQEMRTYMPPAHQAFLRSLESAPSVRKFVQSSGDPGLPAAYDECVNAMVSLRDYHLQIVAKYIVIPNKTSEGPSETENKGTGGSANVVHFLKTIRNTTKTFLLKEG, encoded by the exons ATGGCCCGTGACCAAGCATCTCCTATGGAAAGTCCTTGGCGAATCCGTGAGGAATTCCACATCAATGAAGATGTGGGCTTTGCTCTGCCTGATCCCCTG gaggagTTGCCTAAGAAATATGCCGACTGGATGTTCATTGCTCAAAACTTGCCTGACCTGATTAAGACTGGCAAGTTACGCGAGGAAGTCGAAAAG TTGCCAGAGCTCAGCATTGATGACCTCGAAGGACACAAATTGCAGCGCCTGGCCCACCTGGTCTTGGGGTACATCACCATGGCCTACGTGTGGGATCGAGGTGACCAAGATGTCCGTAAG GTCCTGCCAAGAAATATTGCCATTCCTTACTGCCGAATCTCGGAGAAGCTGAAACTGCCTCCTATTCTGACGTATGCAGATTGTGTCTtggcaaactggaagaaaaaggaCCCCAGTGG GCCCATGACTTATGA GAACATGGAAATCCTGTTCTCTTTCCCTGGTGGGGACTGCGGAAAAGGTTTCTTCCTGGTGTCACTACTTGTGGAAATAGCAGCTGCTTCTGTTATCAAA gaaattccCATTCTAATCAATGCTATACAACATCAGGACCAGGCAACTGTGAAAACAGAACTGGAAAAAATAACTGGCTGCCTGAAGGAAGCCTTGGAAGCATTTACCCAAATTCACA AATACGTGGACCCAAATAACTTTTTCAATATTCTTCGCATCTACTTATCTGG TTGGAAAAACAGCTCCAAGCTGCCAGAAGGCTTGCTGTATGAGGGGGTCTGGGACACCCCGAAGCAATTTGCGGGGGGCAGTGCAGGCCAGAGCAGCACCTTTCAGTGCTTTGATGCCCTGCTGGGCATCCGACAGATTCCTGGAG GACAAGAGGCTGAGTTCCTCCAGGAAATGAGAACATACATGCCACCAGCTCACCAGGCCTTTCTTCGCTCGTTAGAGTCAGCCCCATCTGTCCGCAAGTTTGTCCAGTCCAGTGGAGATCCTGGCCTGCCTGCAGCTTATGATGAGTGTGTGAATGCTATGGTCTCCCTGAGGGACTACCATCTGCAGATAGTGGCTAAGTACATTGTGATACCTAATAAGACCTCTGAAGGTCCCTCGGAAACGGAAAACAAAGGAACTGGAGGGTCCGCCAATGTCGTGCATTTCCTAAAGACTATAAGAAACACAACGAAGACATTCCTTTTGAAGGAAGGTTGA